In a genomic window of Thermosynechococcus sp. CL-1:
- a CDS encoding M23 family metallopeptidase codes for MRDRLLPWLVPAIITTTILPASSQVTIPITVTVSPGRAVLGDTLAIVVNAAEQPTVEVAGKALPVFSIGPQQWRAFVATTPLQTPGRRSLVVRSGNETRNLLLWVGDRSFPVQSIWLPPGKDASGTDLEFDRVDAFKALVTPERLWQGAFRRPNSGPVTTPYGVRRYYNGVFAKDYFHRGLDYAGPKGSPVVAAQRGRVALVGRESQGFLIHGNTIGIDHGQGVLTIYLHLDQIRVQEGQMVEAGQVIGTVGNTGASTGPHLHWGLYVNGECVDPRSWLAQGWQ; via the coding sequence ATGCGCGATCGCCTTCTCCCGTGGCTAGTACCTGCCATTATCACTACCACCATTCTGCCCGCCAGTAGTCAAGTTACGATTCCAATTACGGTCACCGTCAGTCCCGGTCGCGCTGTTTTGGGAGATACGCTGGCCATTGTGGTCAACGCTGCAGAACAACCCACAGTCGAGGTGGCGGGCAAAGCCCTGCCGGTCTTCTCCATTGGGCCACAGCAATGGCGTGCGTTTGTGGCCACAACACCACTACAGACCCCCGGCCGCCGTTCATTGGTGGTTCGCTCAGGAAATGAAACCCGCAATCTGTTGCTCTGGGTGGGCGATCGCTCCTTTCCTGTGCAAAGTATTTGGCTCCCACCGGGCAAAGACGCCTCAGGAACGGATTTGGAATTTGATCGCGTGGATGCTTTTAAGGCACTGGTCACCCCCGAAAGACTCTGGCAAGGTGCCTTTCGCCGCCCCAACAGTGGCCCTGTGACCACACCCTACGGCGTGCGGCGGTACTACAACGGGGTTTTTGCCAAGGACTACTTCCATCGTGGTTTGGACTATGCAGGCCCCAAGGGATCACCCGTAGTAGCGGCGCAGCGGGGGCGAGTGGCCTTAGTGGGGCGAGAATCCCAAGGATTTCTCATCCATGGCAACACAATCGGTATTGATCATGGGCAGGGGGTGCTGACGATTTACCTGCACCTCGATCAAATCCGCGTTCAAGAGGGACAAATGGTTGAGGCAGGACAAGTCATTGGTACGGTTGGCAATACGGGTGCCTCCACAGGACCCCATTTACATTGGGGACTCTACGTTAATGGCGAGTGCGTTGATCCGCGATCGTGGCTGGCTCAGGGCTGGCAATAG
- a CDS encoding phycobilisome rod-core linker polypeptide, protein MDLPLLTYKPTTQNHRVASFGTADQNEDTPYIYRLEDAASYAEIREVIWACYRQVFSEHATLAFNRQITLESQLVNRVITVRDFIRGLAKSERFYNTVVAVNDNYRLVDVCLRRFLGRSAYNEEEKIAWSIKIGTLGFYGFVDALLDSEEYTNAFGDFTVPYQRKRMEGRPFNLVTPRYGFEYRDKVGTTTTDWRFTLEKFYDRKFQERRLPEGDPRKYRNLAAAIAPKTRYAQQLRAADIDYLAKVPRRR, encoded by the coding sequence ATGGACTTACCTCTACTCACCTACAAACCCACGACTCAAAACCACCGCGTCGCTAGCTTTGGAACTGCCGATCAAAACGAAGATACCCCCTATATCTATCGTCTTGAGGATGCGGCCTCCTACGCGGAAATCCGCGAGGTGATTTGGGCCTGCTATCGGCAGGTGTTTAGTGAGCATGCCACCTTGGCCTTTAACCGTCAAATCACCTTGGAATCCCAATTAGTGAACCGAGTGATTACGGTGCGGGACTTCATTCGCGGTCTGGCCAAATCAGAGCGCTTCTACAATACGGTGGTGGCTGTGAACGACAACTACCGTTTGGTGGATGTTTGCCTGCGGCGGTTCTTGGGGCGCAGTGCCTACAACGAAGAGGAAAAAATTGCTTGGTCAATTAAAATCGGCACTCTTGGCTTCTATGGCTTTGTCGATGCCCTCCTCGACAGTGAGGAATACACCAATGCCTTTGGTGACTTTACGGTGCCCTACCAGCGCAAGCGGATGGAGGGACGTCCCTTTAACCTCGTGACGCCGCGCTATGGCTTTGAATACCGCGACAAAGTCGGCACCACTACCACGGATTGGCGGTTTACGCTGGAGAAATTCTACGATCGCAAGTTCCAAGAGCGGCGGCTACCGGAGGGCGACCCCCGCAAATACCGCAATTTGGCAGCAGCGATCGCGCCCAAGACTCGCTATGCCCAGCAGTTGCGTGCCGCTGATATTGACTACTTGGCCAAGGTGCCCCGCCGGCGTTAA
- a CDS encoding phycobilisome rod-core linker polypeptide, giving the protein MTIPLLSYAPSSQNQRVPGYEVPNEDTPWRYSLEDAVDQSDIDELIWAAYRQVFSEHVVLKSTRQPHLESQLANRAISVRDFIRGLAKSETFRRLVVETNSNYRLVEIALKRLLGRAPYNKDEELAWSIRIATDGWQKFVDTLVDSDEYTQNFGDNTVPYQRRRYKDRPFNLVTPRYGDYWRDKLENSRYKWGDIRNFLEMARSVKVTPVQFKPVSTANVQIPDTTRRDRPTVPASINPTATFPLR; this is encoded by the coding sequence ATGACGATTCCCTTGCTGAGCTATGCCCCTAGTTCCCAAAATCAGCGGGTACCGGGCTATGAAGTGCCCAATGAAGACACCCCTTGGCGCTATTCCCTTGAGGATGCAGTGGATCAGTCGGATATTGATGAACTGATTTGGGCAGCCTATCGCCAAGTGTTTAGTGAACACGTTGTCCTCAAGAGTACCCGCCAGCCCCATTTGGAGTCCCAACTAGCCAATCGTGCCATTTCGGTACGGGATTTTATTCGCGGCTTGGCCAAATCGGAGACATTCCGTCGCTTGGTGGTGGAGACGAACTCCAACTATCGCTTGGTGGAAATTGCCCTGAAGCGGCTCCTTGGGCGTGCCCCTTACAACAAAGATGAAGAACTGGCGTGGTCCATTCGCATTGCCACCGACGGTTGGCAGAAATTTGTCGATACCCTTGTAGACAGTGACGAATATACGCAAAACTTTGGCGATAACACCGTGCCCTACCAGCGTCGTCGCTATAAAGATCGCCCCTTTAATCTGGTGACCCCTCGCTATGGTGACTACTGGCGCGATAAGTTAGAGAACAGTCGCTACAAGTGGGGCGACATTCGCAACTTCTTGGAGATGGCACGATCGGTCAAGGTGACGCCTGTGCAGTTCAAGCCAGTGTCCACGGCCAATGTGCAAATCCCCGATACCACGCGGCGCGATCGCCCGACTGTACCGGCGTCGATCAACCCGACGGCGACCTTTCCGCTGCGCTAG
- a CDS encoding phycobilisome rod-core linker polypeptide, which translates to MSLPLLAVKPRTLDQRVVSYEVPAEDDPVIYRLTDATDAADVDALIWAAYRQIFSEHLILASYRQPFLESQLRNRAISVQDFIRGLGKSEVYREQVAAVNSNYRLVDVSFKRFLGRPTYGQQEQIAWSIILATRGLEGFIDALVDSDEYQQNFGADIVPYQRRRRMARPFNLVNPRYSDYWRNKEMSLSGRSYYQVRYYTAGPLDKQIIRGAIPANFLSMARSIVVPTLDTQRHVARATSSLVTVPNTAQERDLPPTPVKPVPVALPYRYLPSQPKV; encoded by the coding sequence ATGTCGTTACCCTTGCTGGCTGTGAAGCCCAGAACCCTTGACCAGCGGGTGGTCAGTTATGAAGTCCCCGCCGAGGATGATCCCGTCATCTACCGCCTCACCGATGCCACCGATGCCGCAGACGTGGATGCCCTGATTTGGGCAGCCTATCGCCAAATTTTCAGCGAGCACCTGATTTTGGCCTCCTACCGTCAGCCCTTCCTAGAATCCCAACTGCGCAATCGTGCCATTTCCGTACAGGATTTTATCCGTGGCTTGGGTAAGTCCGAGGTCTATCGCGAGCAAGTGGCAGCCGTCAATTCCAATTACCGCCTCGTGGATGTCTCCTTCAAGCGATTCCTTGGCCGCCCCACCTATGGCCAGCAGGAGCAGATTGCTTGGTCAATTATTTTAGCCACCCGTGGCCTAGAAGGATTTATTGATGCCTTGGTGGACAGCGACGAGTACCAGCAAAACTTTGGTGCCGATATTGTCCCCTACCAACGGCGGCGGCGCATGGCGCGTCCTTTTAACCTCGTTAATCCCCGCTACAGCGACTACTGGCGCAACAAGGAAATGTCCCTGAGTGGTCGTTCTTACTATCAAGTGCGCTACTACACCGCAGGGCCACTGGACAAGCAAATTATCCGCGGCGCGATTCCAGCCAACTTCCTCTCTATGGCGCGTTCAATTGTGGTGCCTACCCTCGATACTCAACGCCATGTGGCACGGGCCACCTCCAGTTTGGTGACGGTTCCCAACACCGCCCAAGAGCGGGATTTGCCGCCGACACCGGTCAAACCTGTGCCCGTTGCGTTGCCCTATCGTTATTTGCCCTCTCAACCAAAGGTGTAA
- a CDS encoding HEAT repeat domain-containing protein yields the protein MSDLHPYIHAVETATSAPALCEAVVQLAQQKDTAAIPTLIAVLGYNNPAAAQAAVAGLIALGDAVVEPLLAQLDGYNYGARAYGVRVLGSIGHPAALRVLLAAAQSDFAPSVRRAATKALGTLRWQLIPEETAREAQLREALTVLQRNSEAADWAVRYAVGVALDHLHQQAAARVLREAVRFLLNHLSDRDPDIVVRSRCQLALQRDSLSMHT from the coding sequence GTGAGTGATCTCCATCCCTATATCCATGCCGTTGAGACCGCCACCTCTGCTCCTGCCCTATGCGAGGCGGTGGTTCAGCTTGCCCAGCAAAAAGACACCGCTGCCATTCCCACGCTGATTGCGGTTTTGGGGTACAACAACCCCGCTGCTGCCCAAGCCGCTGTGGCAGGCCTCATTGCCCTTGGGGATGCTGTCGTGGAGCCGCTGTTGGCACAGTTGGATGGATACAACTACGGTGCCCGTGCCTATGGGGTGCGAGTTTTGGGAAGCATTGGTCATCCTGCCGCCCTACGGGTCTTATTGGCTGCCGCGCAGTCGGATTTTGCCCCCAGTGTTCGTCGCGCCGCCACAAAGGCCTTAGGAACGCTCCGCTGGCAGTTAATCCCTGAAGAGACGGCAAGAGAGGCTCAATTAAGGGAAGCACTCACAGTTCTTCAACGCAACAGTGAAGCAGCGGATTGGGCGGTTCGCTATGCCGTGGGTGTTGCCCTCGATCATCTGCATCAGCAGGCGGCTGCTCGTGTCCTTCGGGAAGCGGTGCGTTTCCTCCTCAATCATTTGAGCGATCGCGACCCCGACATTGTTGTGCGTTCCCGTTGTCAACTTGCCCTCCAGAGGGACTCTCTGTCCATGCACACCTAA
- a CDS encoding HEAT repeat domain-containing protein — MSGEGMTAVSEPVQLTVPQMLAQLQGTDTSLRYYAAWWLGKFGLETATAAERQAIVSALMMALADEADRTELGGYPLRRNAARALGKLGDRQAVPALIECLRCEDFYVREAAAIALGQLGDPQAIAPLQALLEGGVAMARLVPGRPHLVQPVEAVIESLGQLGATEAIALIEPFLAHEMPRVQFAAARALFQLTGAAEYGDRLLAALNSEDVQLRRTALLDLGAMGYLPAAEAILQAGVEASFKLIALHGILSQQLRQAAPAEQTLSLFQGLDQLL; from the coding sequence ATGTCTGGAGAGGGAATGACGGCGGTCTCTGAACCGGTACAACTGACGGTTCCCCAAATGCTGGCGCAGCTTCAGGGGACGGATACCAGTCTCCGCTACTATGCGGCGTGGTGGCTGGGGAAGTTTGGCTTAGAAACAGCAACAGCAGCGGAGCGGCAGGCCATTGTCAGCGCTTTGATGATGGCTTTAGCCGATGAGGCCGATCGCACAGAATTGGGGGGCTACCCTCTGCGACGAAATGCCGCCCGTGCCTTGGGCAAGTTAGGCGATCGCCAAGCCGTACCGGCGTTAATTGAGTGCTTGCGCTGCGAGGATTTTTATGTCCGTGAGGCGGCGGCCATTGCCCTTGGTCAGTTGGGAGATCCCCAAGCGATCGCGCCCCTACAAGCGCTCCTAGAAGGGGGTGTGGCAATGGCGCGGCTCGTCCCCGGGCGCCCGCATTTAGTGCAGCCGGTGGAAGCTGTGATTGAAAGCTTGGGTCAGCTCGGTGCCACTGAAGCCATTGCCCTGATTGAGCCATTCTTGGCCCATGAGATGCCGCGAGTCCAATTTGCCGCCGCGCGGGCACTTTTTCAGCTCACGGGAGCGGCCGAGTATGGCGATCGCCTGCTGGCGGCTCTCAACAGTGAGGATGTGCAACTGCGGCGGACAGCGCTTCTGGATTTGGGAGCGATGGGCTATCTACCCGCAGCAGAGGCTATTTTGCAGGCGGGTGTTGAAGCGAGCTTCAAGCTCATTGCCCTCCACGGCATCCTCAGCCAGCAACTGCGGCAGGCCGCCCCAGCCGAACAGACCCTCTCCCTCTTTCAAGGATTGGATCAACTGCTGTGA
- a CDS encoding phycobilisome linker polypeptide produces the protein MFGQTASGSAALSPSGARVFRYEVVGLRQNEETDKMGFPIRRSGSTFITVPYNRMNEEMQRITRMGGKIVSITPVVAS, from the coding sequence ATGTTTGGTCAAACTGCGTCTGGAAGTGCTGCCCTTAGCCCCTCCGGCGCTCGCGTTTTCCGCTACGAGGTTGTGGGTCTGCGTCAAAACGAAGAAACTGACAAAATGGGGTTTCCGATTCGGCGCAGCGGTAGCACCTTTATTACGGTGCCCTACAACCGCATGAATGAAGAGATGCAGCGCATTACCCGCATGGGGGGCAAAATCGTTTCCATTACCCCCGTGGTCGCCTCCTAA
- a CDS encoding phycobilisome linker polypeptide → MAITAAASRLGTSAFSDAPRVELRANWSEEDLETVIRAVYRQVLGNDYVMASERLVSAESLLRNGKITVREFVRAVAKSELYKEKFLYGNFQTRVIELNYKHLLGRAPYDESEVIFHLDLYENEGFDADIDSYIDSPEYTDSFGDWVVPYYRGFNSQPGQKTVGFNRMFRLYRGYANSDRAQAEGSMSRLARDLATNSPNTVVPPSSSDTAFAYYTPSADVPPRACLGGSFGESGRVYRIEVAGIRQPGYPGVRRSSTAFLVPYEQLSSKMQQLQRTGARIVSVNPA, encoded by the coding sequence GTGGCTATTACTGCTGCTGCTTCGCGCTTGGGTACCTCCGCCTTCAGTGATGCTCCGCGGGTGGAGCTGCGTGCCAACTGGAGCGAGGAAGATCTAGAGACTGTCATCCGTGCCGTTTACCGTCAGGTCTTGGGCAATGACTATGTCATGGCATCGGAGCGTTTGGTGAGTGCGGAGTCACTGTTGCGCAATGGCAAAATTACCGTGCGGGAGTTTGTGCGCGCAGTGGCCAAGTCGGAACTATACAAAGAGAAGTTTCTCTACGGCAATTTTCAAACCCGTGTCATTGAACTGAACTATAAGCATTTGTTGGGGCGGGCACCCTACGACGAGTCGGAAGTAATCTTCCATTTGGATCTCTACGAAAATGAGGGCTTTGATGCCGACATTGACTCCTACATTGATTCCCCCGAATACACCGATAGCTTTGGGGATTGGGTCGTGCCCTATTACCGTGGCTTTAATAGCCAGCCGGGTCAGAAAACAGTGGGCTTTAACCGCATGTTCCGTCTCTATCGTGGCTATGCCAATAGCGATCGCGCCCAAGCAGAAGGCAGCATGTCCCGTTTAGCGCGGGATCTGGCCACCAACAGTCCCAATACGGTGGTGCCGCCTTCGAGTAGCGATACAGCCTTTGCCTACTACACCCCCAGTGCCGATGTTCCCCCACGGGCTTGCTTGGGTGGTTCCTTTGGTGAAAGTGGCCGCGTCTATCGCATTGAAGTGGCGGGCATTCGCCAACCGGGCTATCCAGGGGTGCGCCGCAGCAGTACCGCCTTCTTGGTGCCCTATGAGCAACTGTCGAGCAAAATGCAGCAGCTTCAGCGCACGGGTGCTCGCATTGTCAGTGTCAATCCTGCCTAG